One genomic region from Candidatus Baltobacteraceae bacterium encodes:
- a CDS encoding Ku protein: MAHAIWSGSINFGLVTIPVKVFTAVKANDLSFNMLHAKDEGRIKYERVCSVDNKPVPWDEIVKGYEYEKGEYVVLTDDDFKKVNPEATQSVDILEFVELDKINPMFFDKPYYLEPTKQGRHAYALLREALSTSNRVAIARVVLRSKEYICAVKPNGDALLMELMHWAEELVDQSTLDFPESSKLPEAEMKMAKMLIDSMTVEAFEPEKFANKYHDELLEMIEARAAGKELPEAPKKAPSRGKVVNLMDVLQQSLEASKKQRGERETAAEKGAPKRRKKTAA; this comes from the coding sequence ATGGCTCATGCGATCTGGTCCGGCTCGATCAACTTCGGCCTCGTGACGATCCCGGTGAAAGTATTCACGGCCGTCAAGGCCAACGATCTCTCGTTCAACATGCTGCACGCGAAGGATGAAGGGCGCATCAAGTACGAGCGCGTCTGTTCGGTCGATAATAAACCCGTGCCGTGGGACGAGATCGTCAAAGGCTACGAGTACGAAAAGGGCGAGTACGTGGTACTCACGGACGACGACTTCAAAAAAGTCAATCCGGAGGCCACGCAGTCGGTCGACATCCTCGAGTTCGTCGAACTCGACAAGATCAACCCGATGTTTTTCGATAAGCCCTATTATCTCGAGCCGACCAAACAGGGCCGCCACGCCTATGCGCTCTTGCGCGAAGCGCTCTCGACGAGCAATCGCGTGGCGATCGCGCGCGTCGTTCTACGCTCCAAAGAATATATCTGCGCCGTAAAACCCAATGGCGACGCACTGCTCATGGAATTGATGCATTGGGCGGAAGAACTCGTCGATCAATCGACGCTGGACTTTCCCGAATCGTCGAAGCTGCCTGAAGCCGAGATGAAGATGGCCAAGATGCTGATCGATTCCATGACCGTCGAAGCGTTCGAGCCGGAGAAATTCGCGAACAAGTACCACGACGAATTGCTCGAGATGATCGAGGCGCGCGCGGCCGGCAAAGAATTGCCCGAAGCGCCGAAGAAGGCGCCGTCGCGCGGCAAGGTGGTCAATCTTATGGACGTGCTGCAACAGTCACTCGAAGCGAGCAAAAAACAGCGCGGGGAACGCGAGACCGCCGCGGAAAAAGGCGCGCCCAAGCGCCGTAAGAAAACCGCCGCT
- the ligD gene encoding non-homologous end-joining DNA ligase has product MPASEKTLVRVGTHSLQISNLDKVLWPRDGYTKGDFIAYYQSVAPWLVPHLKDRPLTLERYPNGIDGESFFEKQAPRGTPDWVETVRIESSSERRSHTAFLVCNDEATLVFCANLASIVLHTWTSRVRSLDEPDYALFDLDPWEGCTLKTMATVALKLRDLLDAIGLKPLVKTSGSSGLHVVIPLRTGYGYEPIKIFAEVIARRLAAENPDLTTLERMTAKRKRGTVYLDYVQVGRGKTLVPPFVVRARDGAPVSMPLEWSEVEALARKRSGAPEDASAPWTIKTAPKRLAKIGDLWAGQNWKPAKLEAAIAKAQKHWA; this is encoded by the coding sequence GTGCCGGCTTCGGAGAAGACGCTCGTACGCGTGGGAACGCACAGCCTGCAGATCTCCAATCTCGATAAGGTTCTGTGGCCGCGCGACGGGTACACGAAGGGCGACTTCATCGCATACTACCAGAGCGTTGCGCCGTGGCTCGTACCGCATCTCAAGGATCGGCCGCTCACACTCGAACGCTATCCCAACGGTATCGACGGCGAATCGTTCTTCGAGAAACAAGCGCCGCGCGGAACGCCGGATTGGGTAGAGACCGTTCGGATCGAATCGTCGAGCGAGCGGCGCAGCCACACGGCGTTCTTGGTGTGTAACGACGAAGCGACGCTCGTGTTCTGCGCGAATCTCGCGTCGATCGTGCTGCACACGTGGACGTCGCGCGTGCGATCGCTCGACGAGCCGGATTATGCGCTCTTCGATCTCGATCCGTGGGAAGGCTGCACGCTAAAAACCATGGCGACCGTCGCGCTCAAACTGCGCGACCTGCTCGACGCGATCGGGCTCAAGCCGCTGGTGAAAACGTCTGGAAGCAGCGGGTTGCATGTGGTGATTCCGCTGCGCACCGGGTATGGATACGAGCCGATAAAGATTTTTGCCGAGGTGATCGCGCGGCGCTTGGCGGCCGAAAACCCGGACTTGACGACTCTCGAACGCATGACCGCGAAACGCAAACGCGGCACCGTGTACCTCGACTACGTGCAGGTCGGCCGCGGCAAGACGCTCGTTCCTCCGTTCGTGGTGCGCGCGCGCGACGGCGCGCCGGTCTCGATGCCGCTTGAGTGGAGCGAGGTTGAGGCCCTCGCGCGAAAACGCTCGGGTGCGCCGGAGGACGCGTCGGCTCCGTGGACCATCAAAACTGCGCCGAAACGGCTAGCGAAGATCGGCGATCTCTGGGCCGGTCAGAACTGGAAGCCCGCGAAGCTCGAAGCCGCGATCGCCAAGGCGCAGAAGCACTGGGCCTGA
- the ligD gene encoding non-homologous end-joining DNA ligase: protein MPAKKQPVAKASRTNNESGSLSRYHGKRDFAATPEPRGKRAAAGKRLRFVIQKHHASRLHYDFRLEADGVLKSWAVPKGPSRDPADKRLAMHVEDHPYDYRTFEGIIPKNNYGAGEVIVWDEGTYALAEGSDPTAEIGKGKIKFVLKGKKLQGEFTLVRIKNRGDESGDPWLLIKDHDEYVDTSYDIERDDKSAKSGKTLAQIADDPKAPHWASNRNVRAGTTKAPAKRSTKRDPVPTIAEPMLATLVDEPFDDDDWIFELKWDGYRAICTVGEKGEVSLVSRNGLDFLPQFPELSALGSAFSSVPAIVDGEIVSLDENGRSSFQRLQGSFNRKRPSARSPEAKKYPLTFVAFDLLYADGKDLRKLPLEERKERLQRVIADDELVLYSKHVVAQGRALFEQARERQLEGIVGKRRSSVYQERRSRDWVKIKAQLMQEAVVGGFTEPRGSRKGFGALLLGLYDGGKLHYVGHVGTGFDTKTLAKMTEKLAQLERKTSPFADEIDTNTPAHWVKPQLVAEVRFTEWTREGNMRHPAFLGLRLDKDPKDCTRERPADSDEVK from the coding sequence ATGCCGGCAAAGAAGCAACCCGTTGCGAAAGCGAGCCGGACAAATAACGAGTCCGGCTCGCTTTCTCGTTATCACGGTAAACGCGATTTCGCGGCAACGCCCGAACCGCGCGGCAAACGCGCGGCCGCCGGCAAGCGCCTGCGTTTCGTGATTCAGAAACACCACGCATCGCGGCTCCACTACGATTTCCGGCTCGAGGCCGACGGCGTGTTGAAATCGTGGGCGGTTCCGAAGGGTCCCTCGCGCGATCCGGCCGATAAACGCCTCGCGATGCACGTTGAAGATCATCCCTACGACTACCGCACGTTCGAAGGCATCATCCCCAAGAACAATTACGGCGCGGGGGAAGTGATCGTGTGGGACGAGGGAACTTACGCGCTCGCCGAAGGGTCCGATCCGACCGCAGAGATCGGCAAGGGCAAAATCAAATTCGTTCTCAAGGGCAAGAAACTGCAGGGCGAGTTTACGCTCGTGCGGATCAAAAATCGCGGCGACGAGAGCGGCGATCCGTGGCTGCTGATCAAGGATCACGACGAGTACGTCGATACGTCGTACGACATCGAACGCGACGACAAATCGGCGAAGAGCGGCAAGACCCTCGCGCAGATCGCCGACGATCCGAAGGCGCCGCATTGGGCCTCGAACCGTAACGTGCGCGCCGGCACGACAAAAGCGCCGGCCAAACGCAGCACCAAACGCGATCCGGTTCCAACGATCGCGGAGCCGATGCTCGCGACGCTCGTCGACGAACCGTTCGACGATGACGATTGGATCTTCGAGCTCAAGTGGGACGGCTACCGCGCGATCTGTACGGTCGGCGAGAAGGGCGAGGTGAGCCTCGTCTCGCGCAACGGCCTGGATTTCTTGCCGCAATTCCCCGAATTGAGCGCGCTTGGTTCGGCGTTTTCGAGCGTACCCGCGATCGTCGACGGTGAGATCGTCAGTCTCGACGAAAACGGCCGCTCGTCGTTCCAGCGACTTCAGGGAAGTTTCAACCGGAAGCGCCCGAGCGCGCGCAGTCCCGAGGCGAAAAAATATCCGCTCACTTTCGTTGCGTTCGATTTGCTCTACGCCGACGGCAAGGATCTGCGCAAGCTGCCGCTCGAGGAGCGCAAGGAACGCCTGCAGCGGGTGATCGCGGACGACGAACTCGTGCTGTACTCCAAGCACGTCGTCGCGCAGGGCCGCGCGCTTTTCGAACAAGCGCGCGAGCGGCAGCTCGAAGGGATCGTCGGCAAGCGGCGCAGTTCGGTCTATCAGGAACGGCGCAGCCGCGATTGGGTGAAGATCAAGGCGCAGTTGATGCAGGAGGCGGTCGTGGGCGGATTCACCGAGCCGCGCGGAAGCCGCAAGGGCTTCGGCGCGCTGCTCTTGGGTTTGTACGATGGCGGCAAACTGCATTACGTTGGGCACGTCGGCACCGGTTTCGATACGAAGACGCTCGCCAAGATGACCGAAAAGCTCGCGCAGCTCGAACGCAAGACGTCACCGTTTGCCGACGAGATCGACACGAACACGCCGGCGCATTGGGTCAAGCCTCAGCTCGTCGCGGAAGTACGCTTCACCGAATGGACGCGTGAGGGAAATATGCGCCATCCGGCATTTTTGGGGTTGCGGCTCGACAAAGATCCGAAGGATTGCACGCGCGAGCGCCCCGCCGATTCCGACGAGGTAAAGTGA
- a CDS encoding lmo0937 family membrane protein — MWTIIVILVILWLLGFAFHIAGGLIHIVLVVAIILLVINLITGRGARV, encoded by the coding sequence TTGTGGACGATTATCGTCATCCTCGTGATCTTGTGGCTACTCGGTTTCGCGTTCCACATCGCCGGAGGGCTGATCCACATCGTGCTGGTGGTTGCGATCATCCTGCTGGTTATTAACCTGATAACCGGACGAGGAGCGCGGGTCTAG